In the Nothobranchius furzeri strain GRZ-AD chromosome 1, NfurGRZ-RIMD1, whole genome shotgun sequence genome, GCAATGTCCGTAGAACCAGTGAAGAACAGACTAAGTTGGCCAAGAGGGGAAAGAGGAAACCCACAATctggaaaaagaataaaaatatgacATGAAAGTGTAGAAGTATTTGCCCCCTTACAGAATTCTTCTGCTTTTGCTCTTTTGTTACATTTAGATGTTTCAGATCGGCAAAAAACTTCTACATCAAAGAGTACTGTCTTTAAATTCAAATGTCTGTCTTTAAATGATCATTTCATTCATCAAAAGATCAAAGTTTTCTAAACTGATTCtatgcacacacaaaaaaaagattACCCCCAAAACTAATGACAGTTTGTGATTGTTTGTGGCAATCCCACCCGTCAAACACTTGTGATAACTAGTAATGCATCTCTTATGAGGTTGTTTTACTCATACTTACAGAACAGTTAAATTTCAGCCATATCTGAGGGTTTTCCAGCATGAGTTTCCTgcttgaggtcaaaggtcacacaaatGTCAGAAATTTTTGAGTCTTTTGAATTGTCTCCTACAGTATTTTCTGCTACAGAGCAAAATGTATGTTTCTGTTGATTACAGAAACTGGttgtgaagcagcaaaacaaccccatacCATCACGTGACCACCGCCATGTCTGACTGTAGCGTAAATGGCCTCTGATAGAGCACCTTCTAGGACTCTACAACCACCCAAGGCACTTTAGAACTGTcattcacacatgcacacacacacacacgcacgcacgcacacacacatttacatgccGGTGATGTAAATGTagccactgacagaagcaaggctgccaagcactggcgccaccggtccatcCGACCATCAGCAGCAGGTAAGGGGCGGGGATGGAACTTGAAACCCTCTGGTTACGGGacaggcacttaactcctctgccaccatatGATGTCATTTTACAAATAGGCCTAGTTCACATGGCTGGATTTTTAAATTGCTAGACGGTTTTCAAAACACCAGAGACCCCAAAATTGCTAAATTTCTCGAGATCATTGTGTAACTTTGGAGATAACGAACATGATGGAGGAGGACAGTGCAGCATTCTTCCGATGCCTTGCTATCTGACTGGCTGCACCTCGTTCAGCAGACAGCTCGCTTATTTGTCACTGAAATCGGACCAAGATTTCAAATATTTCCTATTTGCGATCATAGCAGTCCCAACATCCTTCCAATCAGACTAGAGCGCTCTTGACACACCACACACGGCAGAAAGAGCTGATGAGATTATCTTCAGACCTATTAAAGTAACCACGCACAATCTTGAATTTGCTGGAAGAGAAGAATTGGGTCAAAAATCAACAGAAATATCTTTCTGTGGTAACCGGAACTTGGTTTTACTTCAGATGGAATGGGACGAACCCTTTCCAGGAAGTGCTGCTTTTGCCTTTCTCTCTCCTCAGAATATTTTCCCTGAAGTCTTGGAGTCTTTTTTTCCCCCAAATGTAAAAAAGAGTCTTTGTGGTTTCTTGAGTGAGCAAAGGTCTATCACCTTGGAAAAATCCAATAAACGATATTTTAACACTACACTTTCACCCCTTCCCTTTCCTACTGCtgaatcatgacctctgacctttaccaTAACCCAGTGAGGACTAAAGTGTTTACTGGGTTATTTAGTTGTGGACTTTTTATGGCCTatttttgatatagcaccttctagagtcctgcccCCCCAATGGGTTGAGAGCTTGCATCATGTTGTCAGACAGGACTAAGATTTGCTATACCAGGTGGTTGACCATATCCTTAAAGATTTGatggaaaatgtaaaaaatatgaaGTCTCGCATGTTGGAGCCACTTTACCTCAATGAAGATGGTGATTTTAGACAGGTAGGTCTTCCATGTTTTTTTGGAGAATCCTTCAAAGCAGGTGGTGGCTCTGTGTTTGCTGTTGATGGTGGAAAAGAAGGTCACAGAGATCCCTCCGCCTACGATGGTCAGCCACACTGCAGCACACACCAACGCCGCATTCCTACGTGTGCGAATAGTGCGAGAACGGAACGGATACACAATCGCCAGGAATCGGTCTACGTTGATGCAGGTGAGGAACAGCATGCTGCCATAGATGTTGGTGATGAAGGCCGTTCCTGAAACTTTACATAATCCATCGCCAAAAGGCCAGTTGCGGTTGACGTTGTAGAAGACCTTGAATGGCAACGTgaaaacaaaaactaaatcagACAACGCTAAGTTGGTCATGAACATCGTTGTCTCGTTACGCATCTTCATTCGAAAGCAGAACACAAAGAGGGCAGCACAGTTGGTAATCAGCCCCAAGATGAAGACCACGCTGTAAACTGAAGAGTACAGGTTGTACTTGAAGGAGTCATCAATCCCACAATCCTCCATTCCAGTTTCGTTAATCACCAGACTGGCCATGGTGGCAGACCGTACAGAGATGGATCCTCACACAGAAATGGTACAGAAAGATTGTCAGGAAATTACTGGAAACCTGGGGGTCTGAGTTGTCAGCAGGGGACCCAGCCAAGCCCCCTCCAAGTCATCGCCAGTCCTCAGACACTCGGACCGGGTCAGGGTGCTGCTCAGCTGGTCCGTCCTATGGAGAGAAAACAAAAACTTCACTCCATCTCTTCTTTGCTATAAATGTTATCAGTCAGGGAACAAAAGATTTCAGTCAGGAGATCACTTCACTGAGCACACACGTGTAAAGCTAAAAATTTGttcaaccaatcagaaaagaCACAAACACATAACAGCTGCTACTGAATAAAATGGCTTTACTGGGTATTGTCACAGGTACAAGAGTAACTATCTGTTCAGGTATCCCTGTTTACCTCCAGACCCTCATACTGTTTTCAACATCAAACACTCCTTCATACactaaagtagggctgggcaataaatcgaaaatctaTCCTTAAcggaatttctgactcttatcgtgtaaatttttcccatgtcaataaatttgataataaaaaatgaaaagatgtgtgtaggttggcaacgttcatgtccctttaagaagcggtACCACCTTGAGTACatgcgacagccccatctagtggacgacttttgtttctgcacatacctgtagttatcgtccatttatcttaTCGAGATGAAatgctcaatatatcgtgatattgattttaggccatatcgcccagccctacactaAAGGCAAACTGTTTTAGGTTCAACATTTACATATTTAATATCTTACTCACTGGATGTAGGCCTCGATTTGAGGAAACAGAGTTCACAACTGTCAGGTTAGATAAACCTTTACAATGCCATCAAATTTGCATTACATTCATTGGGTATTACATAGAAAACTGTGTTTGTTAGCATGAATACCACCAGCAGCAACTGGTTTCAAATTAGTGTGAAAACATTCCAGGCCACCAAACCTATTCAATTAACACAATAGCATGTCCCATATTTACTGGCAGAGAATAGTAATTAGCATTTACAGTAAGACATGAGATTAGCTATGAGTTCATTTCTCACAGTGTTCATGtattatgtgtgtgtgcgtgtgtgtgtgtgtgtgtgtgtgtgtgtgtgtgtgtttgtgtgtgttgggtGGGGGGGGTTGATCAGCAGTAGGGTGTGACTAATTGGCTCACACATGATGCAACCTAATTTCTCAAAAGTGCAGTTGGATCAAATCTGAAGTTGCAAAGGTGGGAAGCCACTCATGTGAAAATAACCCTCCACAATGTTGAAAGTGTCCCTGCGGTTAGGCCAGTCAAGTAAACAGAGAGGAAGTATTGCTGCTGAGGAGCGGAGTTCTagctatgtatatacacacactgaaCAAAAGTATAAACgcagcacttttgtttttgctcccatttttcaggaGCTGAACCCAACCATCTGAAACTTTGTCTACATGCACAAAACagccatgactctcaaatattgttctgaaatctgtctacatgtgtgttagtgagcacttttcctttaccaagataatccatcccacctcacaggtgtggctgattagacagcatgaataatgtacaggtgtgccttaagaCTGCCCaccagcattatttttgtgttcaagtaagaccctaCCAAAGgacggccattagggtaaaaaacatCTCTGGGAGCATGGACGTGATTTTGGGGGGTggacaccccccacccacccaaccacccctttttccaaagtcaaggtttgacccctgcactttttaccatccgaaaacaatgttacgctgtattaaattgacactggttgagctctaggaccaagcggaaaacaaccgcagGCAATCTAGCCCggattcggcgaataaaaagatgacctgtattatttgcaaagcagtcctcgcgTATCACGCCAGCACGTCgctgatgcatgaacacttaaagagaaagcacgtcggacagttgaatgaaacagtctgatctagggctgcaacaactaatcgataaattcgatgaaaatcgattactacaaGCGTTGGCAacaaattgcgtcatcgattcgttgtgtcgcacaactcttccaaaagcgccccccccttcccgcccgccgttgcgcgcagacagatcagcgcgagggagagccggcagttgtttggaagaggaacatggcagaagcagcgaaagtcaaaaaagtaaaagcttttttaagtttgggagcattttcagttaaatcaggcgaagacatgcgttacctgcaacgtttaggtcagacttagcatggcacgggatgatgcagcgtcttaaacgcaagcatgtcgggatcatcagcgaggaaggagagaactctgtgtccgggtaaattaaaaacttttcaaaagtgattcatccaagtcccggattattacaccggctagacatgccctgagctcgtaaaaaaagagtctaaagtcgtgagcgcgacgcttattagatgagcgggggggactcgcgctgctgcgaaccggttccgcccaaggccggattaactgggcaattgcccagggcccacgaactctaaagggcccagggcacgagcaaaatactgtatctataatttcccgctttatgaggactatggcgaccgtacgttccgttttccccggacgtgtccacttttcactctctgtccggcgcgtccggactgcgggttcttgtattgatgaaaatgtccggcttttcatccaggagtagggatcgaattatgggggagctgtatatcctacacatccaggggaaccggaaaaaagttttctatattatatcatttttggactcttttgagcagagagcggcacagcgcgttgttgcgcaacgatccaggctgctgcttccagcgcacggtccattctcaaagtggcgcaaccaaaaaactataattagcacacgatcgttcatgtctgcacatgttctctattttctgtcttatttgtgcctgaagcgcgctactgcggagctcatcacctgtgctgcggtgatttcacctcacgcagcatcgaaaacgcgctctccgctttgcggtcaggatatccctttgatctgctcagaagtaactgatgaggtgaaaaagtaagaatccaggcagcagtttttctggagaattaagaggagatgcagggagatgagagacagacaggacaggaaaatagttcaataaaaacaacaaaacaaaacaaagtgttgaaaagtaaaatgtacgtagatttatctccactacacgtttttacctataaaacaataagttacacacatgtaatatttataaatttgatactattcaggtcaccttcaacactcagtcacacacccagggctgtttcaagacattttgggggccaaggcaaaatgccccccccccccccccccccccccattactgggctccccagaagcctctgtgtaattcataccctctccagtagtgttagttatacggtgtttataaaagcccctcaggcattactgacatgttctaatattatcagatgaaaaactaaattatcagacatgctgtctcatctgctgcttttctaaacttgcagaaagtaacaaaaccatttgaaagccactatttgtggattctctgaaagtttccatggagtgtgtgacaacttattttttcagtcatttttggaaatagtgatcaattttgattaattcacagcctatgtttaattacatttaaaaattagttgtttgacatccccagttataataaatgtctacagatgagatcaaacaaaacagatgagaattgcactTAAGCTGcttaattggaccaagcattttaggtcacagatagatgtagcttagggtctctgtctatacaccatataagacaatttaggtgatggcatgttgtttttctgctattgaactgttttctaataatgttgtgttaaataaagtgaaggaaggagagaaat is a window encoding:
- the lpar4 gene encoding lysophosphatidic acid receptor 4 gives rise to the protein MASLVINETGMEDCGIDDSFKYNLYSSVYSVVFILGLITNCAALFVFCFRMKMRNETTMFMTNLALSDLVFVFTLPFKVFYNVNRNWPFGDGLCKVSGTAFITNIYGSMLFLTCINVDRFLAIVYPFRSRTIRTRRNAALVCAAVWLTIVGGGISVTFFSTINSKHRATTCFEGFSKKTWKTYLSKITIFIEIVGFLFPLLANLVCSSLVLRTLRRPVTVGHGCDSKKRVLRMIVVHLSIFIICFVPYNLLLFLYALVRTQALANCTVERFARTLYPITLCLASLNCCLDPVVYYFTSESFQKSLTIGSKGGSTSRPDSIPRSDTETKDTAQTHLQDTHTVASNGKEVTVSDSQL